A window of the Rhizobium brockwellii genome harbors these coding sequences:
- a CDS encoding serine hydrolase domain-containing protein — MIRILPLLLLLCLPLAATGPAAAQSTASAVGGLGPRLDRAASDPAMRPLKTVIVARDGRVLSERGFRGHSPSESTNIKSASKSIISALVGIAIDKGLLEGPDQKIAPILKADLPVTPDPRINDITIGNLLSMQAGLDRMSGANYGRWVSSRNWVRFALSQPFVDQPGGEMLYSTASTHLLSAILTKVGRRPTLVLAREWLGPVDGFRIGAWERDPQGIYLGGNQMAMSARSLLAFGELYRNGGKTADGRQIVPADWISQSWQQRTNSRFSGDEYGYAWFTRQIGGEQVHFAWGYGGQMLYIVPSLDLTVVMTSEESGPSARNGYRDLLHGLLADIIGAVRAA; from the coding sequence ATGATCCGCATTCTCCCCCTTCTGCTTCTCCTCTGCCTGCCGCTTGCCGCAACGGGGCCGGCTGCTGCCCAGAGCACGGCTTCCGCCGTTGGCGGGCTTGGTCCGCGTCTCGATCGCGCGGCGAGCGATCCGGCGATGCGGCCTTTGAAGACGGTGATCGTCGCTCGCGATGGGCGCGTGCTCAGCGAACGTGGGTTTCGTGGTCATTCGCCCTCGGAATCGACCAATATTAAATCCGCTTCGAAGTCGATCATTTCGGCGCTAGTCGGTATCGCCATCGACAAAGGCCTGCTTGAGGGGCCGGATCAGAAGATCGCACCGATCCTCAAGGCCGATCTCCCTGTAACGCCCGACCCGCGCATCAACGACATTACCATCGGCAATCTTCTCTCCATGCAGGCTGGGCTCGATCGCATGTCGGGGGCGAACTACGGCCGCTGGGTCTCCTCGCGCAACTGGGTGCGCTTTGCGCTGTCGCAGCCTTTCGTCGATCAGCCCGGTGGCGAGATGCTTTATTCCACCGCATCCACGCATCTGCTGTCGGCCATTCTCACCAAGGTCGGCCGGCGGCCGACGCTGGTGTTGGCGCGCGAATGGTTGGGTCCGGTCGACGGTTTTCGCATCGGTGCATGGGAGCGCGATCCGCAGGGCATCTATCTCGGCGGCAATCAGATGGCGATGAGCGCCCGCTCCCTGCTTGCCTTCGGCGAACTCTACCGCAACGGCGGCAAGACCGCCGACGGCCGCCAGATCGTCCCTGCCGACTGGATCTCCCAGTCGTGGCAGCAGCGCACCAACTCGCGCTTCTCGGGCGATGAATATGGCTATGCCTGGTTCACGCGGCAGATCGGCGGCGAGCAGGTGCATTTCGCCTGGGGGTATGGCGGGCAGATGCTTTATATCGTGCCGTCGCTCGATCTCACCGTCGTTATGACCTCGGAAGAGAGCGGTCCGTCTGCCCGAAACGGCTACAGGGACTTGCTGCACGGTCTGTTGGCGGACATCATCGGAGCGGTACGGGCCGCCTGA
- a CDS encoding CobW family GTP-binding protein translates to MTDAISTLKPIPVTVLTGYLGAGKTTLLNRILSENHGKKYAVIVNEFGEIGIDNDLIVESDEEIYEMNNGCVCCTVRGDLIRVVEGLMRRPGRFDGIIVETTGLADPVPVAQTFFMDDDVRAKTELDAVVALVDAKHLPLRLKDSREAEDQIAFADVVIINKSDLVTPEELDVIEDIVRAINPAARVYKTSRSGVDLARVLDQGAFNLERALENDPHFLEQGHDDHVCGPDCDHDHHHHDHDHQHGDHGHDHHHHGAHQHGAMSAIHDVTVQSVSLRGGEMNPERFFPWIQKITQTQGPNILRLKGIIAFKDDPERYVVQGVHMIIEGDHQRPWKEGEKHESRLVFIGRELDREKLEASFKACEAAA, encoded by the coding sequence ATGACCGACGCGATCTCCACCCTGAAGCCCATTCCCGTTACCGTGCTCACCGGTTATCTCGGCGCCGGCAAGACGACGCTGCTCAACCGCATTCTCTCCGAAAATCACGGCAAGAAATATGCGGTCATCGTCAATGAATTCGGCGAAATCGGCATCGACAACGACCTGATCGTCGAGTCGGACGAGGAAATCTACGAGATGAACAATGGCTGCGTCTGTTGCACGGTGCGCGGCGACCTGATCCGCGTCGTCGAAGGCCTGATGCGCCGTCCCGGCCGCTTCGACGGCATCATCGTCGAAACGACGGGCCTTGCCGATCCAGTGCCGGTCGCCCAGACCTTCTTCATGGATGATGACGTGCGCGCCAAGACCGAGCTCGACGCCGTCGTCGCCCTCGTCGATGCCAAGCACCTGCCGCTGCGCCTGAAGGACAGCCGCGAGGCCGAGGACCAGATCGCCTTCGCCGATGTCGTCATCATCAACAAGAGCGACCTCGTGACCCCGGAAGAACTTGATGTGATCGAGGATATCGTCCGCGCCATCAACCCGGCCGCCCGCGTCTACAAGACCAGCCGCTCGGGCGTCGATCTCGCTCGCGTGCTCGATCAGGGCGCCTTCAACCTGGAGCGCGCGCTCGAAAACGATCCGCATTTCCTTGAGCAAGGCCATGACGACCATGTCTGCGGCCCCGATTGCGATCACGACCACCACCATCATGACCATGATCATCAGCATGGTGACCACGGCCACGACCATCATCACCATGGCGCCCATCAACATGGCGCGATGTCGGCGATCCACGATGTAACGGTGCAGTCGGTGTCGCTGCGCGGCGGCGAGATGAACCCGGAGCGCTTCTTCCCCTGGATCCAGAAGATCACCCAGACCCAGGGGCCGAATATTCTGCGTCTCAAGGGCATCATCGCCTTCAAGGACGATCCCGAGCGGTATGTCGTTCAGGGCGTGCACATGATCATCGAGGGCGACCACCAGCGACCGTGGAAAGAAGGCGAAAAGCACGAGAGCCGTCTCGTCTTCATCGGCCGCGAACTTGACCGCGAGAAGCTCGAAGCCTCCTTCAAGGCCTGCGAGGCAGCCGCCTGA
- a CDS encoding GNAT family N-acetyltransferase codes for MDGALMEPEIMALTADHMQAAAGIRHVTLWERLPWLPDVHTPEEEEQYWRMHLLPNCSILGAAMGNRLVGVIAYGDNWIEQLYVLPGFQGMGIGSSLLGCAKEEMNEIKLWTFQRNAGARAFYERHGFIAEEETDGADNEEREPDVLYHWRRLPELTARLQPSG; via the coding sequence ATGGACGGTGCCCTGATGGAACCCGAAATCATGGCGCTCACCGCCGATCACATGCAGGCGGCGGCCGGAATCAGACATGTCACCCTGTGGGAACGGCTGCCCTGGCTGCCTGATGTGCATACGCCCGAGGAAGAGGAGCAGTACTGGCGCATGCATCTGCTGCCGAATTGCTCGATCCTCGGCGCTGCCATGGGCAACCGGCTCGTCGGTGTCATCGCCTATGGCGACAACTGGATAGAGCAGCTTTACGTTCTCCCCGGGTTCCAGGGCATGGGCATCGGCTCCTCCCTCCTTGGCTGCGCTAAGGAGGAGATGAACGAGATCAAGCTCTGGACGTTTCAGCGTAATGCGGGCGCTCGCGCTTTCTACGAACGGCACGGTTTTATCGCCGAGGAGGAGACCGATGGCGCCGATAACGAAGAACGCGAGCCTGATGTACTCTATCATTGGCGCCGGCTTCCGGAGCTGACTGCTCGCCTGCAGCCATCCGGCTAG
- a CDS encoding MarR family winged helix-turn-helix transcriptional regulator: protein MGKKHKDGKKNKSKKKDQTEYTLVDLSPALTQAARSMRTVLSRNLLESGLYAGQDGVILSLAESDGMTAGGLAQKLGVKAPTMTRTIGRMEAQGFLERKPDAEDARLTKVYLTELGRGSVQGIEMAASACDSLATQEFSEKEIRNLVRLLKAIDANLQAEAIHIEEPDED from the coding sequence ATGGGAAAGAAGCACAAGGACGGCAAAAAGAACAAGTCCAAGAAGAAGGACCAGACCGAGTATACGCTCGTCGATCTCTCCCCGGCTCTGACCCAGGCGGCACGTTCCATGCGGACAGTGCTCTCGCGCAACCTGCTCGAAAGCGGCCTCTATGCCGGCCAGGATGGCGTCATTCTCTCGCTTGCCGAGAGCGACGGCATGACGGCCGGCGGCCTTGCCCAGAAGCTCGGCGTCAAGGCGCCGACAATGACACGCACGATCGGCCGCATGGAGGCGCAGGGCTTCCTCGAGCGCAAGCCCGATGCGGAAGATGCGCGCCTCACCAAGGTCTATCTCACCGAACTCGGCCGCGGCAGCGTTCAGGGGATCGAGATGGCGGCCTCGGCCTGCGACAGCCTGGCGACGCAGGAGTTCTCCGAGAAGGAAATTCGCAATCTCGTCCGCTTGCTGAAGGCGATCGATGCCAATCTGCAGGCCGAAGCCATTCATATCGAAGAACCGGACGAAGACTGA
- a CDS encoding GGDEF domain-containing protein: MLLDLRTIYFIVAVSCFVLGILQLAAYATGRFERWPLWWGLSNLLVGVGSFLVALRNLVPTSVSIDGGNIVTIAGYMLMFFAVRVFSGRALDQRTFWLAILLVSVPIALIVSDPSAVSARLLYVSVICCLCDLAVAREAIIIARRERLYSAALLVGLYICTAAIFAVRSILAATGEIGGPDSFGGSAIHSWMAVSAVAFIMLRSMAMVLMAAERSRNQLTELAHHDPLTGALNRGGLAQHLPALGSQPVSLLIIDIDHFKQLNDRHGHAAGDDILRLFASVSRSIMGSDDLLARQGGDEFLAVLKNVSGQDAVAIAERIRLAFATAVLQRPDLAVFPTLSIGVAARSQSGGDFERLMQKADEALYRSKREGRNRVEVFGENQQAA; this comes from the coding sequence ATGCTGCTGGATCTCAGGACAATCTATTTCATTGTTGCCGTGAGCTGTTTCGTGCTGGGCATTCTCCAGCTTGCAGCCTATGCGACCGGCCGCTTCGAGAGGTGGCCGCTCTGGTGGGGTTTGAGCAACCTTCTTGTCGGCGTCGGATCCTTCCTCGTCGCGTTGCGCAATCTCGTTCCAACCTCCGTCTCGATCGACGGCGGCAATATCGTCACCATCGCCGGCTACATGCTGATGTTCTTTGCCGTGCGGGTGTTTTCGGGACGAGCGCTCGACCAACGCACTTTCTGGCTTGCCATCTTGCTCGTCAGCGTTCCTATCGCGCTTATCGTCAGCGATCCCTCGGCAGTCTCGGCGAGGCTCCTCTACGTCTCCGTCATCTGCTGCCTGTGCGATCTTGCCGTCGCAAGGGAGGCAATCATCATTGCCCGGCGCGAGAGGCTTTATTCGGCAGCCTTGCTTGTCGGCCTCTATATTTGCACTGCGGCGATCTTTGCGGTTCGCAGCATTCTCGCGGCGACCGGTGAGATCGGTGGGCCGGATTCTTTCGGCGGCAGTGCAATTCATAGCTGGATGGCGGTATCGGCGGTCGCGTTCATCATGCTGCGCAGCATGGCGATGGTGCTGATGGCCGCCGAGCGCAGCCGAAATCAGCTGACGGAACTCGCTCACCACGATCCGCTGACCGGCGCCCTCAATCGCGGTGGCCTTGCCCAGCATCTGCCGGCGCTCGGTTCTCAGCCGGTATCGCTGCTGATCATCGACATCGACCATTTCAAGCAGCTGAACGACAGGCATGGCCATGCCGCCGGCGACGACATCCTGCGGCTTTTCGCCAGTGTTTCGAGAAGCATCATGGGCTCCGACGACCTGCTTGCCCGTCAAGGTGGGGATGAGTTCCTAGCGGTGCTGAAAAATGTTTCCGGGCAAGATGCGGTGGCGATTGCCGAGCGCATCCGTCTCGCCTTCGCCACCGCCGTCCTGCAGCGGCCGGATCTGGCCGTCTTTCCGACGCTGAGCATCGGCGTTGCCGCGCGCTCGCAAAGCGGCGGAGATTTTGAGCGGCTGATGCAGAAGGCGGACGAGGCGCTCTATCGCTCGAAGCGCGAAGGCCGCAACCGGGTCGAAGTCTTCGGAGAAAATCAGCAGGCCGCGTAG
- a CDS encoding LacI family DNA-binding transcriptional regulator produces the protein MVQKIKLSTIAETLGISTATVSLALRDSPLVAGNTREKIKEQARALGYIYNRRAASLRTSRSGIIGVVVHDIMNPFYGEILKAIESELDRSRHTFILSNHYDNVEKQRTFIETLLQLGGDGVIMSPAIGTPPEDVQLAEDNGMPAILVARSMEGQDLPTYRGDDSYGISLATNHLIGLGHRSIAMIGGTDQTSTGRDRYQGYVNSLRKAGIEVDPNLRIPGPRSKQGGFEAAVHFLSLPQKPTAAVCWNDLVAIGLMNGIARAGLVPGRDISVTGYDDLEEASIATPALTTVWNGQAEVGRLAARALLDRLAGSHEPDGMHLIKPEMRIRQSTSPHRPRA, from the coding sequence GTGGTCCAGAAGATCAAGCTTTCGACGATCGCCGAAACGCTCGGCATTTCAACGGCGACCGTATCGCTTGCCTTACGCGACAGTCCGCTCGTCGCCGGCAATACGCGGGAGAAGATCAAGGAACAGGCGCGCGCGCTCGGTTATATTTACAATCGCCGCGCCGCCAGCCTTCGCACCTCGCGCTCCGGCATCATCGGCGTCGTCGTGCACGACATCATGAACCCCTTCTATGGGGAGATCCTGAAGGCGATCGAAAGCGAGCTCGACCGCAGCCGCCACACCTTCATCCTTTCCAACCACTACGACAATGTCGAAAAGCAGCGCACCTTCATCGAGACACTGCTGCAGCTCGGCGGCGACGGCGTCATCATGTCGCCGGCGATCGGTACGCCGCCTGAGGACGTGCAGCTGGCAGAAGACAACGGCATGCCGGCGATCCTGGTCGCCCGCTCGATGGAAGGGCAGGACCTGCCGACCTATCGCGGCGACGACAGCTACGGCATTTCGCTTGCCACCAACCACCTGATCGGCCTCGGTCATCGCTCGATCGCCATGATCGGCGGTACGGACCAGACATCCACCGGCCGCGATCGCTACCAGGGTTATGTCAACTCGCTGCGTAAGGCCGGCATCGAGGTCGATCCGAACCTGCGCATTCCCGGACCGCGCTCGAAACAGGGCGGTTTCGAGGCCGCGGTGCATTTCCTTTCGCTACCGCAGAAGCCGACCGCAGCCGTCTGCTGGAACGATCTCGTGGCGATCGGCCTGATGAACGGCATTGCGCGCGCCGGTCTGGTGCCGGGGCGCGATATTTCCGTCACCGGTTATGACGATCTCGAGGAGGCCTCGATCGCTACGCCTGCGCTAACGACCGTCTGGAACGGTCAGGCCGAGGTCGGGCGCCTGGCCGCCCGGGCGCTGCTCGATCGCCTCGCCGGCAGCCATGAGCCTGATGGCATGCATCTGATCAAGCCGGAAATGCGTATTCGCCAGTCCACCAGTCCCCATCGGCCCCGCGCCTGA
- the cysE gene encoding serine O-acetyltransferase, with the protein MSKSTGLGLTEQQPQALGDASVWTVIRAEAVELAVREPILQQLLAAQVTDTAGNDEIIARVLAARLSVAQVETGDLFDLILSTLDGDIMRKVEADLIAVRERDPACTTFLHALLNLKGFHALQTHRIAHALWVSGRPEIASWLANLVSLVFGPDIHPAARIGASIMLDHGSGIVIGETAVIEDEVSILQNVTLGGTGKETGDRHPKIRHGVMIGAGAKILGNIEIGAFSKVAAGSVVLKSVPTHCTVAGVPATLVRVHRVDEIPAETMDQNI; encoded by the coding sequence ATGTCGAAATCGACCGGCCTCGGTTTGACCGAACAACAGCCGCAGGCTTTGGGCGACGCATCCGTCTGGACCGTGATCCGCGCCGAGGCCGTTGAACTCGCCGTACGCGAGCCGATATTGCAGCAGCTGCTTGCCGCTCAGGTAACGGACACCGCTGGCAACGATGAGATCATCGCCCGCGTGCTGGCCGCGCGGCTCTCCGTGGCGCAGGTGGAAACAGGTGATCTCTTCGATCTCATCCTGTCCACACTTGATGGCGATATCATGCGGAAGGTCGAGGCCGATCTCATCGCCGTGCGCGAGCGCGATCCGGCCTGCACGACATTTCTGCACGCGCTTCTCAATCTCAAGGGCTTTCATGCGCTGCAGACGCATCGTATCGCCCATGCGCTCTGGGTCTCCGGCCGTCCGGAGATCGCCAGTTGGCTCGCCAATCTCGTTTCGCTGGTCTTCGGCCCGGATATCCATCCGGCGGCGCGGATAGGCGCGTCCATCATGCTCGACCACGGTTCGGGCATCGTCATCGGCGAAACGGCTGTCATCGAGGATGAAGTGTCCATCCTGCAGAACGTCACGCTCGGCGGCACCGGCAAGGAGACCGGCGACCGCCACCCGAAGATCCGACACGGCGTGATGATCGGCGCGGGCGCCAAGATCCTCGGCAATATCGAAATCGGCGCCTTCAGCAAAGTCGCCGCCGGCAGCGTCGTGCTCAAGTCGGTTCCCACGCATTGCACAGTCGCCGGCGTGCCGGCGACGCTCGTGCGCGTCCACCGCGTCGACGAAATCCCGGCCGAGACGATGGATCAGAATATCTAG
- a CDS encoding GNAT family N-acetyltransferase — MAAVLDSVRAFFAPTTFAIDAENPSDVVARENLLDRVMGPDRRKKSSEKIRRNRVPAEGLALVARDRDGHVIGTVRLWNIEAGVNDEGTPINTLLLGPLAIAPHHGGKGIGSALMRAAILEAKKRGHGAVLLVGDAAYYERFGFFAEKARHLVMPGPFERSRFLALELTEGWLDGAAGMIVASGRMLAGAPVRRTA, encoded by the coding sequence ATGGCCGCTGTTCTTGATTCTGTCCGCGCATTCTTTGCGCCTACCACTTTCGCCATCGACGCCGAGAATCCTTCGGATGTCGTTGCGCGTGAAAACCTGCTCGACCGCGTCATGGGCCCGGATCGCCGCAAGAAGTCGTCGGAGAAGATCCGCCGCAACCGCGTTCCGGCCGAGGGCCTTGCGCTCGTCGCGCGCGATCGCGACGGCCATGTCATCGGCACGGTGCGGCTTTGGAACATCGAGGCCGGCGTCAATGACGAAGGCACGCCGATCAATACGCTGCTGCTTGGACCGCTCGCCATTGCGCCGCATCACGGCGGCAAGGGCATCGGCTCGGCGCTGATGCGCGCGGCGATCCTCGAAGCGAAGAAGCGCGGGCATGGCGCCGTCCTGCTCGTCGGCGATGCTGCCTATTACGAGCGCTTCGGCTTCTTTGCCGAAAAGGCCCGCCATCTTGTCATGCCGGGTCCGTTTGAACGCTCGCGCTTTCTGGCGCTCGAGCTCACGGAAGGCTGGCTTGACGGCGCGGCCGGCATGATCGTCGCCTCGGGACGCATGCTGGCCGGTGCCCCGGTTCGCCGCACAGCCTAG
- a CDS encoding WD40 repeat domain-containing protein: MPTVAPLDLDGHVLAVEFLGDVPFFASANGTFHRLDGGDRVSEAHQGMLTAIRDPYSESLISGGEDGKVLRIAADGSVSEIATAPRKWISQVAAGPQGAVAYSYGKSSLVRLADGTTKEFPEERTVEGLAFAPKGLRIAAARYNGVSLHWIGMNAKPVDLEWKGAHTGVTFSPDGNFLVTSMQENALHGWKLDIKPGTEARHMRMTGYPAKVKSLSWSVKGKWLASSGAPAAIVWPFQGKDGPMGKAPMELGTRANIMATAVKFHPLEDILAIGFIDGMILAVRITDSKEALLRRPGKGAITAMSWSKNGKLLAFGSEAGDCGVVDISA, encoded by the coding sequence ATGCCGACAGTTGCACCGCTTGATCTCGACGGCCACGTTCTGGCCGTCGAATTTTTAGGTGATGTTCCCTTCTTCGCAAGCGCAAACGGTACATTCCACCGGCTGGACGGCGGCGACAGGGTTTCCGAAGCCCACCAGGGCATGCTCACCGCGATCCGTGATCCCTACAGCGAGAGCCTGATCTCGGGCGGCGAGGACGGCAAGGTGCTGCGCATTGCCGCCGACGGCAGCGTCAGCGAAATCGCGACCGCGCCGCGCAAGTGGATTTCGCAGGTCGCAGCCGGCCCGCAGGGTGCCGTTGCCTATTCCTACGGCAAGAGTTCGCTCGTGCGCCTTGCCGACGGCACGACCAAGGAATTCCCCGAGGAGCGCACGGTCGAGGGCCTTGCCTTTGCACCGAAAGGCCTGCGCATCGCGGCGGCGCGCTACAACGGCGTGTCGCTGCACTGGATCGGCATGAACGCCAAGCCGGTCGATCTGGAATGGAAGGGTGCGCATACCGGCGTCACCTTCTCGCCCGATGGTAATTTCCTCGTCACCTCGATGCAGGAAAACGCACTGCACGGCTGGAAGCTCGACATCAAGCCCGGTACCGAAGCCCGCCACATGCGCATGACCGGCTACCCCGCCAAGGTGAAATCGCTCTCCTGGTCGGTCAAGGGCAAGTGGCTCGCGTCTTCAGGCGCGCCTGCGGCAATCGTTTGGCCCTTCCAGGGCAAGGACGGGCCGATGGGCAAGGCGCCGATGGAGCTCGGCACCCGCGCCAATATCATGGCGACCGCGGTGAAGTTCCATCCGCTCGAAGACATCCTCGCCATCGGCTTCATCGACGGTATGATCCTGGCCGTGCGCATCACCGACAGCAAGGAAGCGCTGCTGCGCCGACCCGGCAAGGGCGCGATCACGGCGATGAGCTGGAGCAAAAACGGCAAGCTGCTCGCCTTCGGCTCGGAAGCCGGCGATTGCGGCGTCGTCGACATTTCGGCTTGA
- a CDS encoding creatininase family protein: MMTPSPRFEDGNPAFAPDGRRLIAVLPLGAHEQHGPHLPFETDTLIAEGIAGRLKIALPAGLPVTFLPAESIGYSIEHMDVEGTKTLAFDEAVNRWLGIAEGLAKQGIRKFVMLNAHGGNSPVISIVATEARVRFAMLAVATSWTRFGVPDGVVTPEEKAIGIHGGDIETSVMLALHPDKVDMAKAADFSSRQTEFAERFKHLRAYGPHTFGWKMSDLNTEGVAGNAAAATVQKGEALIAHAVKGLVELLEDVDAFDITQLR, encoded by the coding sequence ATGATGACACCTTCGCCGCGCTTCGAGGACGGCAACCCGGCCTTTGCACCTGACGGGCGCCGCTTGATCGCCGTGCTGCCGCTCGGCGCCCATGAACAGCACGGCCCTCACCTGCCCTTCGAAACCGACACTCTGATTGCCGAAGGCATAGCCGGGCGATTGAAGATAGCCTTGCCCGCCGGCCTACCGGTCACCTTCCTGCCCGCCGAATCCATCGGCTATTCCATAGAGCATATGGATGTTGAAGGAACGAAGACGCTTGCCTTCGACGAAGCGGTAAACCGCTGGCTCGGCATCGCCGAGGGATTGGCAAAGCAGGGCATCCGCAAATTCGTGATGCTGAACGCCCATGGCGGCAATTCGCCCGTCATATCGATCGTCGCGACCGAGGCGCGAGTCCGCTTTGCCATGCTGGCGGTGGCAACGAGCTGGACCCGTTTCGGCGTGCCGGATGGCGTGGTCACGCCGGAGGAAAAGGCGATCGGCATCCATGGCGGCGATATCGAGACCTCGGTGATGCTGGCGCTTCATCCCGATAAGGTAGATATGGCGAAGGCGGCGGACTTTTCCTCGCGACAAACGGAATTCGCCGAGCGCTTCAAACATCTGCGCGCCTACGGACCACACACCTTCGGCTGGAAGATGTCGGATCTCAATACGGAAGGCGTGGCGGGCAACGCCGCGGCTGCGACGGTGCAAAAGGGCGAGGCGCTAATTGCGCATGCGGTCAAGGGACTGGTGGAACTGCTGGAGGATGTCGATGCATTTGACATCACTCAGCTGCGGTAA